One Alkalicoccus halolimnae DNA segment encodes these proteins:
- the cydD gene encoding thiol reductant ABC exporter subunit CydD, with protein sequence MTAQQRLKELSKQDKKTRYLLMLVSTAIGLTIVAQAYFIVAVVDRIFLQGAPFSDIIHLLGGVLLSLGLRAVLQYVNNRTGEKMAAEMKQNFRRRLLRKYAGNPVQASAEGQSGSKVSVMLDAVDELDAYFSQYYVVMMQSSLVPLILLGAVFYMNWVSGLILLITAPFIPITMIIIGKNTQKKSDEQMEKLNAFSGKFLDILQGLSTLKLFGRAKKQEKEIEQSSLNYRDATMDVLKIAFLTSLMLEFISMLSIALVALEVGLRLVVYDQLSFFIAFFVLILAPEFFASLKEMGSAFHSGRGSMAAAERIYAELDKEEETVAWGDKEVPAKPSLTFRESSFSYDAERFELGPINAHVEAGSHAAVIGRSGSGKSTMLQLVSGLLPVKGDLLINGEPLSVYKEESWYSQLAYVTQHPYLFSGTLRENIILGTPEYVGTDLDAAVEKAGLTEVVEQLPDGLETLVGEGGRGLSGGEKQRVALARAFMKKPTFLLFDEPTTGLDVKTEQVLQRSIEELSRNATVLTVAHRLHTIKKADQILLLENGRVHASGSHDELLAGNDAYRQMVNVHEGVQI encoded by the coding sequence ATGACAGCTCAGCAAAGGCTGAAAGAGCTTTCGAAACAGGATAAAAAAACAAGATATCTACTCATGCTTGTGTCGACGGCCATTGGGCTGACGATTGTGGCACAGGCATATTTTATTGTAGCAGTGGTCGACAGGATTTTTCTGCAGGGGGCCCCTTTTTCAGACATCATTCACCTTTTGGGCGGTGTGCTCCTTTCACTGGGACTCCGGGCTGTACTGCAATATGTGAATAATCGAACAGGCGAGAAAATGGCGGCAGAGATGAAACAGAACTTCCGCCGGCGTCTTCTCCGGAAATATGCAGGAAACCCTGTACAGGCTTCCGCAGAAGGACAGTCCGGATCCAAAGTAAGCGTCATGCTGGATGCCGTCGACGAGCTGGATGCCTACTTCAGCCAGTATTACGTAGTTATGATGCAGTCTTCCCTCGTACCGCTTATCCTGCTTGGAGCCGTGTTTTATATGAACTGGGTTTCCGGATTGATTCTTCTTATTACAGCACCTTTTATTCCGATTACAATGATAATTATCGGAAAAAATACGCAGAAGAAATCAGACGAACAAATGGAAAAACTGAATGCCTTTTCAGGGAAATTTTTAGATATACTTCAAGGACTGTCGACTCTGAAACTTTTCGGCAGAGCGAAAAAACAGGAGAAAGAAATTGAACAGAGCAGTCTCAACTACCGTGACGCTACGATGGATGTTTTAAAAATCGCTTTTTTAACTTCGCTTATGCTGGAGTTTATTTCCATGCTCAGTATCGCGCTCGTAGCGCTGGAAGTTGGTCTGCGTCTGGTTGTATACGATCAGCTTTCTTTCTTTATTGCTTTTTTCGTGCTTATTCTTGCTCCGGAATTTTTTGCGTCACTCAAAGAAATGGGAAGTGCTTTTCATTCCGGACGCGGGAGCATGGCAGCAGCGGAGAGAATTTATGCAGAACTGGATAAAGAGGAAGAAACAGTTGCATGGGGAGACAAGGAAGTACCTGCGAAGCCTTCTCTTACTTTTCGGGAAAGCAGCTTCAGCTATGACGCGGAACGATTTGAGCTTGGTCCGATAAACGCCCACGTGGAGGCAGGCTCCCATGCGGCCGTAATAGGACGGAGCGGCTCAGGAAAATCAACGATGCTTCAGCTCGTGTCGGGTCTGCTGCCTGTCAAAGGAGACCTGCTGATTAACGGGGAACCGCTTTCCGTATACAAAGAAGAGTCGTGGTACTCACAGCTTGCCTACGTAACCCAGCATCCTTATCTGTTCTCTGGAACACTCAGGGAAAATATCATTCTTGGCACCCCGGAATACGTCGGAACCGACCTTGACGCGGCTGTGGAAAAAGCAGGTCTTACCGAAGTGGTGGAGCAGCTTCCAGACGGACTGGAAACACTGGTGGGAGAAGGTGGAAGAGGACTTTCCGGAGGGGAGAAGCAGCGTGTGGCTCTCGCCCGGGCTTTTATGAAAAAGCCGACCTTTCTATTATTTGATGAGCCGACAACAGGACTCGATGTGAAAACGGAACAGGTGCTCCAGCGTTCGATTGAGGAGCTTTCGAGAAATGCAACCGTTCTTACCGTTGCTCATCGTCTCCATACGATTAAAAAAGCGGATCAGATCCTGCTTCTGGAGAATGGGCGTGTCCATGCTTCCGGTTCCCACGACGAGCTGCTTGCAGGAAATGATGCTTACCGGCAGATGGTCAACGTCCATGAGGGGGTGCAGATATGA
- the cydC gene encoding thiol reductant ABC exporter subunit CydC, translating to MKQITKLLMEEKKDIYLSVLFGFLAAMGAVALFANSGYLISSAAIMPPLYVLTVSIALLKLFSFSRALSRYAERLYSHRATFTMLSSVRTHFFRRLEPLAPRISQKFKSGDLLSRIVGDVESLQNYFLRVYYPPLVMAAAFLATIAFTAYFSVITAAILILGVLVTGWFLPAWFSVRQKKKAEDVRQARGSVSTEATEFLYGFRDLKLHQQLDKKEAMLMDESAKYVDEQARASRKRLASRTWNQGAAFVVSWLVLTIGALLVTMGQLDGIFLAMLVMVSLTVFENVTPMAAYPSYKEESRQAAGRLENVMEDETSKIPDKTDPQPFPSGIPDVSFQNVTFTFPEEDRPALRNISFTIEKGSRTAVVGASGSGKSTLLQLLLSIYLPDQGEVKFGDLSTNRLQEEEIWQSVNAVLQDQHFFYGTIRENLLLAKSGAEDEELRTVLDRLKLEHLDLNEAVQEKAGNLSGGERQRLGLARALLRNVPVWLLDEPTSSVDAATEKHVLEEVYKEASEGTMIVVSHRLQGLEEMDQILVMDAGAVVESGTYQELMKRRGVFYSMKETEAELFMTG from the coding sequence ATGAAACAGATTACAAAACTGTTAATGGAGGAAAAGAAAGATATTTACCTTTCCGTTCTCTTTGGGTTTCTGGCAGCGATGGGAGCGGTAGCCCTGTTCGCAAACAGCGGCTATCTTATTTCATCTGCCGCGATTATGCCTCCGTTGTACGTTCTGACTGTTTCAATAGCCCTTTTAAAACTGTTCAGTTTCTCCAGAGCGCTGAGCCGTTATGCGGAACGGCTTTATTCGCACCGGGCTACGTTTACGATGCTCAGCTCGGTCCGAACGCATTTTTTCCGGCGCCTGGAGCCTCTTGCACCGCGGATTTCTCAGAAATTTAAAAGCGGGGACCTTCTTTCCAGAATCGTCGGAGACGTAGAGAGTCTGCAGAATTACTTTTTAAGAGTGTATTATCCGCCGCTCGTGATGGCAGCCGCTTTCTTAGCAACGATAGCATTTACGGCTTACTTTTCTGTTATCACGGCAGCTATTCTTATTCTTGGAGTGCTCGTAACCGGCTGGTTTCTCCCGGCGTGGTTTTCCGTCCGCCAGAAAAAGAAAGCAGAAGACGTACGGCAGGCAAGAGGGAGTGTTTCTACGGAGGCGACGGAATTTCTGTACGGTTTTCGTGACTTAAAGCTTCATCAGCAGCTTGATAAAAAAGAAGCGATGCTCATGGATGAGTCCGCAAAGTACGTAGATGAACAGGCCAGAGCCTCAAGGAAAAGACTGGCGAGCCGCACGTGGAATCAGGGAGCCGCTTTTGTCGTTTCCTGGCTTGTACTTACTATCGGCGCCCTGCTCGTCACGATGGGCCAGCTTGACGGAATTTTTCTGGCTATGCTCGTGATGGTCAGTTTAACAGTGTTTGAAAATGTGACACCGATGGCTGCGTACCCATCCTATAAAGAAGAAAGCAGACAGGCAGCGGGGAGGCTTGAAAACGTGATGGAAGACGAAACGTCTAAAATACCGGACAAGACAGACCCGCAGCCTTTTCCATCGGGGATACCGGACGTATCTTTTCAAAACGTTACGTTTACTTTTCCAGAAGAAGACCGGCCTGCATTAAGAAATATCAGTTTCACGATTGAAAAGGGCTCCAGAACAGCAGTCGTCGGTGCAAGTGGTTCCGGTAAATCGACGCTGCTGCAGCTTCTATTAAGCATTTACCTGCCGGATCAGGGGGAAGTGAAATTTGGAGATCTGTCAACGAACCGTCTTCAGGAAGAAGAAATATGGCAGTCGGTTAATGCTGTGCTTCAGGATCAGCACTTCTTTTATGGAACGATAAGAGAAAATCTGCTTCTTGCAAAAAGCGGGGCAGAAGATGAAGAACTGAGAACGGTGCTGGACCGGCTGAAGCTGGAGCACCTTGACCTGAATGAAGCTGTCCAGGAAAAAGCGGGCAACCTCTCCGGAGGCGAACGGCAGAGGCTGGGACTGGCCCGGGCCCTGCTCCGTAACGTGCCGGTGTGGCTTCTCGACGAACCGACGTCCTCCGTCGATGCGGCGACGGAAAAGCACGTTCTTGAGGAAGTTTACAAGGAGGCATCGGAAGGGACGATGATCGTTGTGAGCCACCGCCTTCAGGGACTGGAAGAAATGGACCAGATTCTTGTAATGGATGCAGGAGCAGTCGTAGAATCCGGGACGTATCAGGAACTGATGAAACGACGCGGCGTTTTTTACAGCATGAAAGAAACCGAAGCAGAGTTGTTTATGACTGGTTAA
- a CDS encoding amidase family protein — protein sequence MKQSEYIENDAAGLAEKMKNGDVSAAEVFQAFQERLEKVNPSLNAVVRTRLEKAEKETFSKNAPLAGVPFLTKDLSQAIKGERLTAGSKLLNKQADRNSYLVDAFQKAGLRIGGQTNTPEFGLKNITEPKRFGPVRNPHDTSFSAGGSSGGAAAAVAAGIVPTAGASDGGGSIRIPASFTGIFGLKPTRGRTPVSPGSGRQWQGAAVGFAVSRTVRDSAVLLKETQTLQLESAFPFPEIDESDFVVIGEPVKKKLRIAFSCASPQGTTVSREARQAVRETASFLKDEGHNVEEAAPEINGTSLIEQYYLMNSGEMASVTEQLEAAFGRKLDDEELELESWMLKEAGRFVTAAAYTQSLQAWDTASAAVHDFHDRYDIYLTPAAASSAPKAGELTYSRDSESALREKMKQTPNKQELIYEMFAPSLAYTPFTQLANLTGQPAVSMPLGEDDKGMPIGVQAMAAKGEEILLLQAAAMLEQSSLWKQRGAVTPEPLSDK from the coding sequence ATGAAGCAGTCAGAATACATAGAGAATGATGCAGCAGGCCTGGCGGAAAAAATGAAAAACGGAGACGTCTCGGCAGCGGAAGTGTTTCAAGCTTTTCAGGAAAGGCTGGAAAAAGTAAATCCATCTTTGAATGCTGTCGTCCGCACCCGTCTGGAAAAAGCGGAAAAAGAAACGTTTTCAAAAAATGCTCCCTTAGCCGGTGTGCCTTTTTTAACAAAGGATCTCTCCCAGGCAATAAAAGGAGAACGTCTTACAGCTGGATCGAAGCTTCTAAATAAACAGGCAGACAGAAATTCCTATCTCGTCGATGCTTTTCAGAAAGCAGGACTGCGCATAGGAGGGCAGACGAATACTCCGGAATTCGGATTGAAAAATATTACTGAACCAAAGCGGTTCGGCCCTGTCAGAAATCCGCACGATACGAGTTTCAGTGCCGGAGGTTCAAGCGGCGGAGCGGCAGCTGCAGTAGCAGCGGGAATCGTTCCTACTGCCGGTGCAAGTGACGGCGGAGGATCGATTCGGATACCTGCTTCTTTTACGGGAATTTTCGGTTTGAAGCCGACTAGAGGAAGAACACCGGTGAGCCCTGGAAGCGGCCGGCAGTGGCAGGGAGCTGCTGTCGGATTCGCCGTGAGCCGGACCGTAAGAGACAGTGCTGTCCTGCTGAAAGAAACCCAGACGCTGCAGCTTGAATCTGCTTTTCCATTTCCTGAAATCGATGAAAGTGATTTTGTGGTAATTGGAGAGCCTGTAAAGAAAAAGCTGCGTATCGCTTTTTCATGCGCATCTCCTCAGGGCACCACGGTCAGCAGGGAAGCCAGACAGGCTGTTCGTGAAACGGCTTCTTTCTTGAAAGACGAGGGACATAACGTGGAAGAAGCAGCTCCTGAGATAAACGGGACTTCCCTTATCGAGCAGTATTACTTAATGAACAGCGGGGAAATGGCGTCAGTGACGGAGCAGCTCGAAGCAGCTTTTGGAAGAAAGCTGGACGATGAAGAACTGGAGCTTGAATCGTGGATGCTTAAAGAAGCGGGCAGGTTTGTGACGGCGGCTGCCTATACACAAAGTCTCCAGGCATGGGATACAGCTTCTGCTGCCGTACACGATTTTCACGACCGTTACGATATTTACCTGACTCCTGCAGCAGCTTCCTCTGCTCCAAAAGCCGGGGAATTAACATACAGCAGGGACAGTGAATCAGCCTTACGTGAAAAAATGAAACAGACGCCAAACAAACAGGAGCTCATCTATGAAATGTTTGCTCCTAGTCTCGCCTATACCCCGTTTACTCAGCTTGCCAATTTAACAGGGCAGCCGGCAGTGTCCATGCCTTTAGGAGAGGATGATAAAGGCATGCCGATAGGAGTTCAGGCGATGGCTGCAAAAGGAGAGGAAATTTTGCTGCTTCAGGCAGCGGCTATGCTGGAGCAGTCGTCCCTCTGGAAGCAGCGTGGGGCAGTGACTCCGGAACCTCTATCTGATAAATGA
- a CDS encoding YeeE/YedE family protein — translation MAETYVHSAGAQEDVEKRDSTVLDQPQMKLITGGLILTALFAVFLFATQEPMQPVLLLIGLLLGYTLFHARFGFTSAFRRFMAVGNGKAIRSHMVMLAAAVTLFAPILAFGISFFDVEVSGYVAPLGVSVVLGAFLFGIGMQLGGGCASGTLFAVGGGRTVMFVTLLFFIVGSVIGAAHLPFWTEEMPSTQPISLAESTGLGYGGAWLVSIILFALIAWITLVIERKRNAPALAPVPSTNGFKRILRGSWPLFAAAIGLAGLNALTLMTRGEPWGITSAFALWGSKAASFAGMDVASWGYWQGESAAALEASIFSDATTILNFGVIIGAFLASAAGGLFKFTSINGKNVAAAVIGGLFMGYGARLAFGCNIGAYFGGIASFSLHGYLWAVMALLGTFFALFLRPLFGLSVPKSKDTFC, via the coding sequence ATGGCTGAAACGTATGTCCATTCCGCCGGTGCACAGGAGGATGTAGAAAAACGTGACTCCACTGTGCTTGACCAGCCACAAATGAAATTAATTACCGGAGGCCTTATTCTGACTGCCCTGTTTGCCGTCTTTTTATTCGCTACGCAGGAACCAATGCAGCCAGTGCTGCTTCTGATCGGCCTGCTTCTCGGTTATACGCTGTTTCATGCCAGGTTCGGCTTCACTTCGGCTTTCCGGCGTTTTATGGCTGTCGGAAACGGGAAGGCGATCCGCTCCCACATGGTGATGCTTGCAGCAGCGGTGACACTCTTTGCTCCCATTCTCGCTTTCGGCATCTCGTTTTTTGATGTAGAAGTAAGCGGGTATGTAGCTCCACTCGGGGTAAGCGTCGTTCTCGGTGCTTTTCTTTTCGGGATCGGCATGCAGCTGGGAGGCGGCTGTGCTTCCGGCACTTTATTCGCTGTTGGAGGCGGACGTACGGTTATGTTCGTCACGTTACTCTTCTTTATCGTCGGGTCCGTCATTGGAGCGGCCCACCTTCCGTTCTGGACAGAAGAGATGCCGAGTACCCAGCCGATTTCTTTAGCAGAATCCACCGGACTCGGCTATGGAGGCGCCTGGCTCGTTTCCATTATTTTATTTGCACTTATTGCATGGATTACGCTCGTTATAGAAAGAAAAAGAAATGCCCCGGCGCTTGCTCCGGTACCGTCAACAAACGGCTTCAAGAGAATATTACGCGGCTCCTGGCCGTTGTTTGCAGCCGCCATTGGGCTAGCTGGATTAAATGCCCTGACGCTTATGACCCGGGGTGAACCGTGGGGGATCACGTCCGCTTTCGCTCTCTGGGGTTCAAAAGCAGCCTCTTTTGCAGGCATGGATGTAGCCTCCTGGGGATACTGGCAGGGAGAAAGCGCTGCAGCACTCGAAGCTTCAATTTTCTCTGATGCCACGACTATCCTGAACTTCGGCGTCATCATCGGTGCATTCCTCGCATCAGCTGCGGGCGGTTTGTTTAAATTTACTTCTATTAACGGAAAAAACGTGGCAGCAGCTGTAATCGGCGGTCTGTTTATGGGCTACGGTGCAAGGCTTGCTTTCGGCTGTAACATCGGCGCCTACTTCGGCGGTATTGCATCCTTCAGCCTTCACGGTTACCTCTGGGCTGTCATGGCACTTCTCGGAACATTTTTCGCTTTATTCCTGCGTCCTTTGTTCGGATTATCAGTCCCTAAATCCAAAGATACCTTCTGCTGA